One segment of Acropora muricata isolate sample 2 chromosome 8, ASM3666990v1, whole genome shotgun sequence DNA contains the following:
- the LOC136925256 gene encoding mitochondrial genome maintenance exonuclease 1-like has protein sequence MMSQFAIKRPSNYADKVLRWNRYGFRWKGSRSKKKTLPSQDVEGMHVDITESEFYFPFINKSKTTNKDALSSLRVSPLSIHYSSKRVKNGERIYLDKFQSVTSILNQTKPANEFFALKNWQKAQISQLGEEQFKEKRKTISRRGTGFHQEIQAYFKSNETISHEEGVGNSGYWRSISHVLQDIKNVVAVESAVVHPLLKYAGTLDLIAEYKGMLAVIDWKTSAKHKTNLKDCYSYPQQVVAYGAAVNYDDSYPFQVCNGVIVIAYENGDPADVHHLSKEMFEVYWLEWLMRLQQYKKKFPETGDTSANMDANVTEKITTPVHHFETLAKTVGAKSMSNIGVPLTRIGKTVKDEDVVEDNEMPSHEKDFASQEESSSSGFESKETWKTSLKDFIYNLFPKK, from the exons ATGATGTCTCAATTTGCCATAAAAAGACCCTCCAATTATGCTGATAAAGTGCTGCGTTGGAATCGTTATGGATTTCGATGGAAAGGTTCACGCAGCAAGAAAAAG ACTCTTCCAAGCCAAGATGTTGAAGGAATGCATGTAGACATCACTGAAAGTGAGTTTTACTTTCCATTTATCAACAAGAGCAAGACCACAAATAAAGACGCTCTTTCATCCTTGAGAGTTTCGCCATTATCGATTCATTATTCAAGCAAGAGAGTTAAAAATGGTGAACGGATATATCTTGATAAATTTCAAAGTGTGACATCTATTCTGAATCAAACCAAACCAGCCAATGaattttttgctttgaaaaactggcagaAAGCTCAAATATCTCAATTAGGAGAGGAACAGtttaaggaaaaaaggaaaaccatTTCTAGAAGAGGAACCGGATTTCATCAG GAAATTCAAGCGTACTTCAAAAGTAATGAAACCATCTCTCATGAGGAAGGTGTGGGCAACTCTGGCTACTGGAGAAGTATCAGCCATGTTTTACAGGACATAAAAAATGTCGTTGCAGTTGAAAGCGCTGTGGTTCATCCGTTATTAAAGTACGCTGGCACCCTCGATCTCATTGCAGAATATAAGGGCATGCTTGCTGTGATTGACTGGAAGACTTCTGCAAAACACAAGACAAATCTCAAGGACTGTTATTCTTATCCTCAACAAGTTGTGGCATATGGAGCTGCAGTGAATTACGATGATAGCTATCCATTTCAG GTGTGCAATGGAGTCATAGTTATTGCATATGAGAATGGAGACCCAGCTGATGTCCATCATCTGTCAAAGGAAATGTTTGAAGTCTACTGGTTAGAATGGCTGATGCGACTTCAGCAGTACAAAAAGAAGTTTCCTGAAACAGGTGACACTTCAGCTAATATGGATGCAAATGTGacagaaaaaataacaacacCTGTACATCATTTTGAAACCCTGGCGAAAACTGTGGGAGCAAAGTCCATGTCAAACATTGGTGTTCCTTTGACTCGAATTGGTAAAACTGTTAAAGACGAAGATGTGGTTGAGGACAATGAAATGCCTTCACATGAAAAAGATTTTGCGTCACAAGAGGAGAGCAGTAGTTCAGGTTTTGAGTCAAAAGAAACCTGGAAGACATCATTGAAGGATTTCATCTATAATTTATTTCCTAAGAAATAA
- the LOC136925258 gene encoding uncharacterized protein, translating into MSGNVDFVFKVLVLGDSSVGKSSLIRRLHADVFDQKLPTTIGVDFFIHDFEVEGKKVKLQIWDTAGEERYRQGGLTNSFYRGAHGALIVFSLTSLKSFENMKKLWVDEFHRKSGSDTVTILVGNKQDLEGKREVKEEDIKEFAELNSMCWLETSAKDCTNVIEAFDTLAYKLCESHEQYLSLPSETSGPGSFTLHGAYGMSGQEQSSGLGYCCS; encoded by the exons ATGTCcggaaatgttgattttgtcTTTAAGGTCCTTGTTTTGGGGGATAGTTCAGTCGGAAAATCGAGTCTTATAAGGAGGCTCCATGCTGATGTGTTTGATCAAAAACTGCCCACAACCATAGGAGTCGATTTCTTCATTCATGACTTTGAAGTAGAGGGCAAGAAAGTAAAG CTTCAAATATGGGACACGGCTGGCGAAGAGCGATATCGTCAGGGTGGcttgaccaattcattttacaGAGGTGCCCATGGAGCACTGATTGTGTTTTCTTTGACATCAttaaagtcatttgaaaatatgaaaaaactCTGGGTGGATGAATTTCACCGGAAAag tggttCAGATACAGTTACAATATTAGTTGGAAATAAACAAGACCTAGAAGGTAAAAGAGAAGTCAAAGAGGAAGACATAAAG GAATTTGCCGAATTGAATTCAATGTGTTGGTTGGAAACAAGTGCCAAGGACTGTACTAATGTAATAGAAGCTTTTGACACATTGGCATACAAGCTTTGTGAGAGTCACGAGCAATACTTATCATTGCCGTCAGAGACGAGTGGTCCTGGAAGTTTTACACTTCACGGGGCCTATGGCATGTCAGGTCAAGAACAATCCAGTGGATTAGGTTACTGTTGCAGCTGA